A single window of Mycolicibacterium madagascariense DNA harbors:
- a CDS encoding acyl-CoA carboxylase subunit beta gives MTTKLAELDAEHAKALAGGSAKSVERHHARGKLTPRERIELLVDPDSPFLELSPLAAWGSDFHVGASVVTGIGVVEGVECLIVANDPTVKGGTSNPWTLRKILRANQIARENRLPVISLVESGGADLPTQKEVFIPGGQMFRDLTRLSAAGIPTIALVFGNSTAGGAYVPGMSDHVVMIRERSKVFLAGPPLVKMATGEESDDESLGGAEMHARTSGLADYLAHDEPDAIRLGRRIVARLNWRKAGPTPRPVTEPLYDAEELIGIVPADLRVPFDPRDVIARIVDGSEFDEFKPLYGGSLVTGWATLHGYPIGILANARGVLFSEESQKATQFIQLANRANTPLLFLHNTTGYMVGKAYEEGGMIKHGSMMINAVSNSTVPHLSLLLGASYGAGHYGMCGRAYDPRFLFAWPSAKSAVMGGTQLAGVISIVSRAAAEARGQQVDEDADAALRAAIEAQIDAESLPMFLSGRMFDDGVIDPRDTRTVLGMCLSAIANGPIEGTSNFGVFRM, from the coding sequence ATGACCACCAAGCTGGCCGAGCTCGACGCCGAGCACGCCAAGGCGCTCGCCGGCGGCAGCGCGAAGTCCGTCGAGCGCCACCACGCCCGCGGCAAGCTCACCCCGCGCGAGCGCATCGAGCTGCTCGTCGACCCCGACTCGCCCTTCCTCGAGCTGAGCCCGCTGGCGGCGTGGGGCAGCGACTTCCACGTCGGCGCCAGCGTCGTGACGGGCATCGGCGTGGTCGAGGGCGTCGAGTGCCTGATCGTCGCCAACGACCCCACGGTCAAGGGCGGCACCAGCAATCCGTGGACGCTGCGAAAGATCTTGCGCGCCAACCAGATTGCGCGGGAGAACCGGCTGCCGGTGATCTCGCTCGTCGAGTCCGGTGGGGCCGACCTGCCGACGCAGAAGGAGGTCTTCATCCCCGGCGGGCAGATGTTCCGCGACCTCACGCGGCTGTCGGCGGCGGGCATCCCCACGATCGCGCTGGTGTTCGGCAACTCCACCGCCGGTGGAGCGTACGTGCCGGGCATGTCCGACCACGTCGTGATGATCCGGGAGCGTTCGAAGGTGTTCCTCGCCGGGCCGCCCCTGGTGAAGATGGCGACCGGTGAGGAGTCCGACGACGAATCCCTCGGGGGTGCCGAGATGCACGCCCGCACTTCGGGTCTGGCCGACTACCTCGCCCACGACGAGCCCGACGCGATCCGCCTCGGCCGCCGCATCGTGGCGCGATTGAACTGGCGCAAGGCGGGTCCCACGCCGCGCCCGGTCACCGAGCCGCTGTACGACGCCGAGGAGTTGATCGGCATCGTGCCCGCCGATCTGCGGGTTCCGTTCGACCCGCGCGACGTGATCGCCCGGATCGTCGACGGTTCGGAGTTCGACGAGTTCAAGCCGCTCTACGGTGGCTCGCTGGTGACGGGCTGGGCCACGCTGCACGGCTACCCCATCGGCATCCTGGCCAACGCCCGCGGCGTGCTGTTCAGCGAGGAGTCGCAGAAGGCCACCCAGTTCATCCAGCTGGCCAACCGCGCGAACACGCCACTGTTGTTCCTGCACAACACGACTGGCTACATGGTCGGCAAGGCGTACGAGGAGGGCGGGATGATCAAGCACGGCTCGATGATGATCAACGCCGTGTCCAACTCCACGGTGCCACACCTCTCGCTGCTGTTGGGCGCGTCCTACGGCGCGGGGCACTACGGCATGTGCGGGCGCGCCTACGACCCGCGCTTCCTGTTCGCCTGGCCCAGCGCGAAGTCCGCGGTCATGGGTGGCACGCAACTCGCGGGCGTCATCTCGATCGTCAGCCGCGCGGCCGCCGAAGCCCGCGGGCAGCAGGTCGACGAGGACGCCGACGCCGCCCTGCGCGCCGCGATCGAGGCGCAGATCGACGCCGAGTCCCTGCCGATGTTCCTGTCGGGGCGGATGTTCGACGACGGCGTCATCGATCCTCGCGACACCCGCACGGTGCTGGGAATGTGTCTGTCCGCCATCGCCAATGGCCCGATCGAGGGGACGTCGAACTTCGGCGTCTTCCGGATGTGA